CTCCGTTTCCTCGCTCGAGTCGGTTCGCTTCCCGGCCGAGCGGTCGTCCTCGAGCGCGCTATCGTCCCGCTCGCTCGGCTCGCCGTGTCCGCCGCCGCCCGGCGTCCGAACGGATACTGTCGTCCCAGCTTCGACGTCGACGGTCGTCTTCGCGGGCACCGACTCGCCGTCGATCAGATTCTCCCCGGTGGCACCGTTTTGCCCGCCGGCGACCCCCTTCGGCGCGTGGCGACGCCGTTCGGTCAGCAGCGACACCGTCGCGTCCGCCTCGACGGTGACGGTTCGATCGAGTCCCAGCCCACCCCGGAACCGCCCCTCGCCGCCACTGTCCGGACGGAGCGCATAGCGCTCGACCCGCAGCGGGTACTCGGTCTCGAGGGATTCGATCGGTGTGTTCAGCGTGTTCGTCATCCCCACCTGCACACCGTCCATCCCGTCACGGCCCGCTCGAGCGCCGAAGCCGCCGCCGATGGTTTCGTAGTAGGTGAACGAGCCGTCGCGCGCGCCGATGGTCAGGTTGTTCATCGTCCCCTGGCCCTGGGCTGGCACGCGCTCGGGTGCGGCCCCCGCAAGCGCGGTGAAGACGACGTCCGTCACGCGCTGGCTGGTCTCGACGTTGCCGCCGACCACGGCGGCAGGTGGGTTCGGATTCAACAGCGATCCCTCGGGCGCGTGGACTTTCACCGGCTCGTAGCAGCCGTGGTTCGGCGGAATCTCGGGATCGGTGATACAGCGTACGACGAAGTAGACCGCGCTCTTTGCGACCGCGATGGGGGCGTTGAGGTTCCCCTCGAGCTGTCCCGCGGTTCCCGAGAAGTCGACATCGATCGCGTCGCCGTCGACCGTCACCGAGACGCGGATTTCGATGTCTCCGTCGGTGATCCCGTCGCCCTCGAGGAGGTCGGTCGCCTCGTAGGTGCCGTCGGGTAGCGCCGCGATTTCGTCCGATATTCGCTCTCGCGAGTAGTCGATGACGGCGTCGAATCCCGACACCACCGTCTCCCGTCCGTGCTCGTCGAAGAGCGCGCTCAGCCGTTCTTCGGCGCGTTCGTTCGCCGCCAGTTGTGCACGCAGATCGGCCCGTCGCTCGGTCGGATTGCGGACGTTCGCGAGGATCAGCGACTGCACGTCCTCGCGGCGCTCGCCGCCCTCGACCAGTCGAGTCGGTGGGAGCCGAAGCCCCTCTTGATAGATCTCCCGTGCCCCGGCGGGCATACTGCCGGGGGTCATACCCCCGACATCTGCGTGGTGGGCTCGTGAGACGGCGAAGCCGACGATTTCGGGGTCGTCGCTGGCCGCTCCGGCGTCGTGGTCCCCGCTCGTCTGGGGTGCTATAGGCGACACCATCGTCACGTCGGGCAGGTGCGTCCCGCCCGTGAATGGGTCGTTGAGCACGAAGACGTCGCCTGGTTTCGGATCGTACTCGAGCACCGCGTCGACGGCCGCGGGCATCGCGCCGAGGTGGACCGGGATGTGCTCGGCCTGGGCGATCATCCGCCCCTCGGCGTCGAATAACGCGGTCGAGCAGTCCCGGCGTTCCTTGATGTTCGGCGAGTAGGCCCCGCGGATCAACGTCTGCCCCATCTCTTCGGCGACGCTCTCGAGTTGGTTGCGCAGCACCTCGAGGGTCACCGGATCGATG
Above is a window of Natronorubrum tibetense GA33 DNA encoding:
- a CDS encoding hydantoinase B/oxoprolinase family protein, which translates into the protein MTRDTTDDTGTPDESIDPVTLEVLRNQLESVAEEMGQTLIRGAYSPNIKERRDCSTALFDAEGRMIAQAEHIPVHLGAMPAAVDAVLEYDPKPGDVFVLNDPFTGGTHLPDVTMVSPIAPQTSGDHDAGAASDDPEIVGFAVSRAHHADVGGMTPGSMPAGAREIYQEGLRLPPTRLVEGGERREDVQSLILANVRNPTERRADLRAQLAANERAEERLSALFDEHGRETVVSGFDAVIDYSRERISDEIAALPDGTYEATDLLEGDGITDGDIEIRVSVTVDGDAIDVDFSGTAGQLEGNLNAPIAVAKSAVYFVVRCITDPEIPPNHGCYEPVKVHAPEGSLLNPNPPAAVVGGNVETSQRVTDVVFTALAGAAPERVPAQGQGTMNNLTIGARDGSFTYYETIGGGFGARAGRDGMDGVQVGMTNTLNTPIESLETEYPLRVERYALRPDSGGEGRFRGGLGLDRTVTVEADATVSLLTERRRHAPKGVAGGQNGATGENLIDGESVPAKTTVDVEAGTTVSVRTPGGGGHGEPSERDDSALEDDRSAGKRTDSSEETEGGVADR